The Thalassotalea sp. LPB0316 nucleotide sequence ATCAATTTCATAGTTGCTGTGAACGCCTTGCATAATCGCAGCAATTCGCTCTAAGCCCATACCTGTATCAACTGACGGCTTAGGCAGTGGTTCCATCGTACCGTCGGCTTGACGGTTGTATTGCATGAAAACTAAGTTCCAGATTTCAATGAAGCGATCACCATCTTCTTCCGGAGAGCCCGGAGGTCCCCCCCAAATGTGTTCACCGTGATCATAAAAAATTTCAGTACAAGGACCACAAGGACCTGTATCGCCCATTGACCAGAAGTTGTCTGATTCAAACTGCTTACTTGGCAACTTATCACCGATGCGAATAATGCGATCTTTTGGGACGCCTATCTCATTGGCCCAGTAATCAAACGCTTCTTGGTCTGATTCATAAGTTGTCACTAAAAGTTTTTCTTCTGGCAACCCTAAGACTTTTGTCAAAAATTCCCATGCGAAACTAATCGCGTCTTCTTTAAAGTAATCACCAAAACTAAAGTTACCCAACATTTCAAAAAATGTATGGTGACGCGCAGTATAACCGACGTTTTCTAGGTCATTATGCTTACCACCGGCGCGCACGCAGCGCTGCGATGAGGTTGCCCTCGTGTAACTTCTTTTTTCTGCACCTAAGAACACGTCTTTAAAAGGCACCATACCGGCATTGGTGAATAATAATGTTGCATCATTGCCGGGAACTAATGAGCTACTATCAACAACTTGATGGCGCTTCGATGCAAAAAAATCTAAAAATGCCTGACGAATTTCGGCACTTGTTTTGATCATGGTGATACCCACTTCTTTTTAATTAACTTAATGACAATACTGAGGCGATTTCGTCATAGGAAAAGCCACGAGCTTGTAAAAATCGAATTCGTTTTGCTTTGTCTTTGGGATCTTTAATGGCGACGTCGCCATACTTTTTCAAGTACGTTTGTTCTACCAACGCGAACCAATCTACCGGTTCGTCTTGATAAGCTAGGCGCTCAATATCGCTCGAGATCCCTTTTTGTTTAAGTTCATTTTGAATATAAAACTGACCGTATCCGCGCGACACCCGATTGCGAATAATACTCTGTGCTGCGCGAAACTGGCTTTGATAGTTGTTATCTACCAAAAACCTGATCACCTCATCAATTTCCTCTGCTTCAAAGCCTTTATTCTTGAGCTTTTGTACGAGCTCTTTTTGCGTGTGTTCACGGCGAGCTAAATAGGAAATTGCCTGATGTAATATATCTTTATTCAAAAACTTTAAAAGCTGACTAAATTTAATACGTTATTCTAACTAAAAACACGACCTAAATAACAGCTTTAAAACTCAAGAATATAAATTATGCTAAATAAGCTAGAAATTATGGCAAATTATCGCAATTAGCACAGATTCCCTTTTACTTTGTGTTAACAATCGCGCAATATTAGAAAGAGATACAAAATACAAAAATAATACAAATATTACACAAGGATGAATATGAAAGTTCAACTTACCCCTTTGACTTCATTTTTTATCGCACTTTTACTTTCGACATTATTGACAGCCTGCGGTGGTTCCTCGAGTAACAATGGCACGAGCTACCGAGTCAGTGTTGATCAATCAGCAATCGAATTCATCAACGAAGCGGGCACTGAGTCTGACGAAACCATCGCTGTTAATGTCAGTTACTCCGGCAAAGGACTGTTAGTTGGCATTCCAAATGACGGTAGCATCCCGCCTTGGTTAAATTATCAAATTACCGAATTAACAGACTCAACCGCGGTAATTGAATTTAGATTAGCCCAAGAAGATGTCATCGGCCCTGAGACATATACCACCCAAATTCGCGTAAGTAGTGGCGACATTGAAAATAGCCAATTCGTTCACACAGATATTAATGTCAGCCTGAGTATTTGGCAGTTATCGATTGACGACACGCCTGTTAGCTTGACGGCAACGAAAGGCAACACCTCAACTGACGAATTTGACATACGATTAATTGCGAGCAATACCGATTACACGATTAGTAGCGATCTCGATTGGTTGTCTTTTAGTACAACTGAAGCGCAAGGCAGCGGCGAGCTTGAAACCATAACTGCGACGGCAGATTACTCAGTAATTGAAAATGCCGGTTTTATTGAAGGCTCAATTACATTAACAGAAAGTACGGGCGGCTCATCTCAAACCATTGACGTAGCCCTAGCACTTGACGAGCTTTACTTAACCACGAGCCAATCTTCGGTAAGTTTTGTCAAAACAGCTAATACTGAGTTTTTGAGCCAACAAGTTGCCATCCACTCAAATGCTGAATCATCGTTAGACTGGCAAGCAAGTAGCGACGCGAGTTGGTTAACGTTAACACCGTCAAGTGATGGTACTGCATTAACAATTACGGCTGATGAAAGCTCAGTTACGGCTGAAAGTCTAGCACAAGCGCAAGTCACTATTACTACAGATGGCGCATTATCAGCGCAATCAGCGGTGATTGAGGTCGCACTTTATCACAGCGCTGCAACGTTAGCCGATTCAGACACGATTACGCCAATAACGGTTAATGCCGATGGATTAGCGGTTAACCCGCTAATCCCTTACGTGTATCTAGCGGTTGATAATACGATTCGAGTTTATCACCAATATACGCTAAACCTTGAAGCGACTTTATCGGTTGCACAAGCAGGGCTCAGTGTTGAAAACCTGATCACATCAAAAGATGGTAAGCATTTATTCGCTATGGCAACTGAAACCACAACAGATGGTGACGGCAATGAAATAACGACAACCTTCCACTACCACATCGATTTAGCCACCAATGCTATCACCGAACTCACCGATGCTGATATTAGCGGTAAACCGGTTGAGCACATGGTGATTAGTGGTCGCGATTTTATTGTCACTGATGCGATGGAATTTGCCGCGTTAAACTTATCGCTCATCCATCAAGATCCTAATACCTTAACCATAGATAACCTTGATTTTGCTAACGCGACTAATGCCTTGTACATCACGACAGGTGGTGCTGATTTAATCAGATTTACCGCACAAGTAAACGACTTTAGCGACACTATGATTGAATTGAGTTTTGATCAAAGTTATCGCCCTGAAAACGGTGGCAATACTGCACTATTTGATATTGTCGTGGACGATAGCGACAATAATGTATACCTGTTAAACGGCACAACAGATTGGCTCAGTTTTGACGGTGAAAGCTTTATCGACAATGGCCGATTAAATACCGGTGAAAACCTCTCGACCTTAGGCATGGTTGCAACACAAAATAAACAACCGATGATTTTACGCGCAGATGCCACACCTAGCGTATTTTTAGAAGGTTACAACTCTGAGCAGAGCCAAGTAAGCCAAACCACGGCATTAACCTTATTGCCAACAATTATCGATATTGACGGTTCAGGTACCCGCTACATTAACTATATTGAAGCCTTAAACACTGTTGTTTTCTACCGTGTTACCCCACTTTAAATAGCTCCTGTTTAATGAAAAAACCTAACGTACGCGTTAGGTTTTTTTATGTTTTCATTTAACTGTTACACCAATTAAAACTTATGTTTTATGATGCCCAAAACTAACCTTGGGTTGTGTTACTCGTTTCTAACGCGTGTAACTTTTTCGACAGCTCCAATATGGTAAACGGTTTAGTCAGCCTTTCGCTATACAACGCTTGAGGCACGGTGGAGGTATCAATAGAGTCACTATAACCACTCATCAATTGAATTTTACATTGAGGAAAGTTATCCAAAACATAACGGGCTAAATCAATACCCGATTTCCCCGGCATCATAATATCGGTTAAAACCACATCGATATCGGACTTGTGTAAAATATCAATAGCTTGTTCAGCAGAGTTTGCAACGTTAACGTGATAGCCTAATTTTGCTAACTCCAACTCAAACAAGCTCGTCAGCGCTTTTTCATCATCAACAACTAATACATTGCCCTGCCCCATCAAGTATTGATCAGGCACTTTATCCTCTTTAACACTAGCAGATGGTTGTGATAAGACAGGGAAATAAAGTTTAAAAACGGTGCCTTCGCCAATTTTACTCTCAACAACTATGGTCCCTTGACTGCGTTGGATAAAGCCATGGACTTGAGCTAAGCCTAAACCAGTGCCTTCTCGGCCTTTAGTTGTAAAAAATGGATCAAATAACCGCTTTAGAATGTCAGGCTCAATACCAGCGCCTGAATCTTTTATTTTTAAGCAGGTGTATTCTCCCACCGGGACAGGGATCAAACTTTGGGCATTTTCATCTAAGTATTCTGTGGATGTACTTATCACTAAGTTCCCCTGCCCAGACATTGCATGCTTGGCATTAATAATTAAATTCAAAATGGCATTTTCAAGCTCAAACGGATCAACTTTGATCAAGGTTGATTTCGCCTGATACTGATAAGTTACTTTAACTTGTTGTGACGCCGCTTTTTCAATCATCAGTTGCTTTTCATCGAGCAAGCCATTGAGATCTAATACCACCGAATTCTCTTCTTTTTTCGATGCAAACGACAGCAACTCTTTTGATAATACTCTTGCACGATCACCTGCATTCAAAATTTGCTCTAAGTAAGTCGCCGTTTCACCTTCAGCCTTTTGCTTAAGTAATTCACTGTAGCCCATGATAATACCTAAAATATTATTAAAATCATGGACTACACCACCCGTTAGCTGTCCAAGTGCTTCCATCTTTTGGCTATGGAGTAATTGCTTTTCTTGAATTTTCTCTAGCGAAACATCGACGACTGTTACCAAAAAGCGCTTTTCCTTGCCGTCGTGAGGCAAGTTAACGAAATTAAATCGGACGGGGAACTCACTTTTATCTTTTTTAACCGCGATTGCTTCATGGCTTTTAGTCAAGTTTTTAGTCGCGTCCTCAGTCAGAAATTTCTCTACAACATTTTGGCCATCTCGCGTGTTGAGGTTTGACAGTAAAACAGCCGCCGGTTGGTTAAGTATTTCTCTCTCCGTGTAACCAAACATAGCGACTGCAGCGCGATTAAATGACAATATTTTACCGCTTTCATCGAGTGACAAAACACCTTCTTTCATGTTGTCAATTATCATCGATTGTTCAGCTTGTTGACTAATTAACTTACTCTTAATTTGTCTACGCTCATGCGAATACATCAACTGACAAGCAAGCCCTGCAATGATATTGACGTAATTTTCCTCTTCGGGCAGCCATTGGCGATTTTCGCCAACGTGTTCTGCACACACAACGCCTTTTAATTGCCCGCCCTGAATAATACCAGCATCTAACATTGAACGAATATTTAATGGTTTGAGGTAGCCCTCTAAAAACTCTTGAGTATGTGGGTGACTGCGAGCGTCGGTAGCACTAATGCGAGTATAAGAAGTTAAGGCGTTAAAATAGGCTGGGTAGTCACTTTTTGACAACACGTTACCGCGTTCAAAGTAGTTTTTGTCAAGGTCGTATAGGGCGTGACAAACGAGCTTTGAGTCATCATCTGAAAACAACCATATG carries:
- a CDS encoding regulatory protein RecX; this translates as MNKDILHQAISYLARREHTQKELVQKLKNKGFEAEEIDEVIRFLVDNNYQSQFRAAQSIIRNRVSRGYGQFYIQNELKQKGISSDIERLAYQDEPVDWFALVEQTYLKKYGDVAIKDPKDKAKRIRFLQARGFSYDEIASVLSLS
- a CDS encoding BACON domain-containing protein; this encodes MKVQLTPLTSFFIALLLSTLLTACGGSSSNNGTSYRVSVDQSAIEFINEAGTESDETIAVNVSYSGKGLLVGIPNDGSIPPWLNYQITELTDSTAVIEFRLAQEDVIGPETYTTQIRVSSGDIENSQFVHTDINVSLSIWQLSIDDTPVSLTATKGNTSTDEFDIRLIASNTDYTISSDLDWLSFSTTEAQGSGELETITATADYSVIENAGFIEGSITLTESTGGSSQTIDVALALDELYLTTSQSSVSFVKTANTEFLSQQVAIHSNAESSLDWQASSDASWLTLTPSSDGTALTITADESSVTAESLAQAQVTITTDGALSAQSAVIEVALYHSAATLADSDTITPITVNADGLAVNPLIPYVYLAVDNTIRVYHQYTLNLEATLSVAQAGLSVENLITSKDGKHLFAMATETTTDGDGNEITTTFHYHIDLATNAITELTDADISGKPVEHMVISGRDFIVTDAMEFAALNLSLIHQDPNTLTIDNLDFANATNALYITTGGADLIRFTAQVNDFSDTMIELSFDQSYRPENGGNTALFDIVVDDSDNNVYLLNGTTDWLSFDGESFIDNGRLNTGENLSTLGMVATQNKQPMILRADATPSVFLEGYNSEQSQVSQTTALTLLPTIIDIDGSGTRYINYIEALNTVVFYRVTPL